One genomic segment of Amycolatopsis sp. Hca4 includes these proteins:
- a CDS encoding glycosyltransferase family 1 protein, protein MPELVVLAEQLLAPVPGGTGRYTAELLPALAKTAPPGWTVSSVVARHADVDAARLDGVDGPRVLRIPPRALVAAWQLGLRWWPGGDAVHAPTPFAPPRAPAGKTLSVTVHDTVPWTHPETLTARGVSWHRSMIARAARRASGLVVPTRAVADELAVLIDVDVPVRVVPHGVRVPTGDADLELPAQYVLAVGTIEPRKGIDVLIDAVAALDGVMLVLAGQPGWGGVDPVALAAERGLPVERLRVLGKVSDAELATALRHASVLAVPSLAEGFGLGLLEAMAAGVPVVHTDVPALEEVAGGAGLVVPRGDAAALAAALREVLGSPAKAAELTRAGRERARTFTWRRAAEAVWAIHRRAHE, encoded by the coding sequence GTGCCCGAACTGGTCGTGCTCGCCGAGCAGCTCCTCGCGCCCGTGCCCGGTGGCACCGGGCGCTACACGGCCGAGCTGCTCCCCGCGCTCGCGAAGACCGCGCCGCCGGGCTGGACGGTGTCCAGCGTGGTCGCGCGGCACGCCGACGTGGACGCGGCACGGCTGGACGGCGTCGACGGGCCGCGGGTGCTGCGGATCCCGCCGCGGGCCCTGGTCGCCGCGTGGCAGCTGGGCCTGCGCTGGTGGCCGGGCGGAGACGCGGTGCACGCGCCGACGCCGTTCGCGCCGCCGCGCGCCCCGGCCGGGAAGACGCTGAGCGTGACCGTGCACGACACCGTGCCGTGGACCCACCCGGAGACGCTCACCGCGCGCGGGGTCAGCTGGCACCGGTCGATGATCGCGCGGGCCGCCCGGCGGGCGTCCGGCCTGGTCGTGCCGACGCGGGCGGTCGCCGACGAGCTCGCGGTGCTCATCGACGTCGACGTCCCGGTGCGCGTGGTGCCGCACGGCGTGCGGGTGCCCACCGGCGACGCGGACCTGGAGCTGCCGGCGCAGTACGTGCTGGCGGTCGGCACGATCGAGCCGCGCAAGGGCATCGACGTGCTGATCGACGCGGTCGCGGCGCTGGACGGGGTGATGCTCGTGCTGGCCGGCCAGCCGGGCTGGGGCGGCGTCGACCCGGTCGCGCTGGCGGCCGAGCGCGGCCTGCCGGTGGAGCGGCTGCGGGTGCTCGGGAAGGTGTCGGACGCCGAGCTGGCGACCGCGCTGCGGCACGCGAGCGTGCTGGCCGTGCCGAGCCTGGCCGAGGGGTTCGGGCTGGGCCTGCTGGAGGCGATGGCGGCGGGGGTCCCGGTGGTGCACACCGACGTCCCGGCGCTGGAGGAAGTGGCGGGCGGAGCCGGGCTCGTGGTGCCCCGCGGGGACGCGGCGGCGCTGGCGGCGGCGCTGCGGGAGGTGCTCGGCTCGCCGGCCAAGGCGGCGGAGCTGACCCGGGCGGGGCGAGAGCGAGCGCGGACCTTCACGTGGCGCCGGGCGGCGGAAGCTGTGTGGGCTATCCACCGGCGGGCGCACGAGTGA
- a CDS encoding glycosyltransferase family 1 protein: protein MSDDPRVLIDATAVPADRGGVGRYVDSLVAALDTDGARITVVCQPRDLQLYDRLAPRSRVVPASPATTTRTARLTWEQATLPRLTRRLGADVVHSPHYTMPLATSAASVVTLHDATFFTDAVLHSSVKARFFRAWTATALRRATLCVVPSAATASELARVGPVRHASLEVIHHGVDSERFHPPSPAEMAAARAAIGLGRTPYVAFLGALEPRKNVPALIRGFARAVAGRPDAPALVLAGQPGWDTQVERALDAVPHRLRVIRAGYLPFGTLAGFLGGAELVAYPSLGEGFGLPVLEAMACGACVLTTRRLSLPEVGGDAVAYCGVGAGDVAAALGELLADPGRRAELATAAQQRAKEFSWATTAERHREAYAKAWSRHLRTR from the coding sequence GTGAGCGATGACCCCCGGGTCCTGATCGATGCGACCGCGGTTCCCGCGGACCGCGGCGGCGTCGGCCGGTACGTCGATTCGCTCGTCGCCGCCCTCGACACGGACGGGGCCCGGATCACCGTTGTCTGCCAGCCCCGTGACCTGCAGCTTTACGATCGGCTGGCCCCGCGTTCCCGGGTGGTGCCCGCTTCGCCGGCGACGACGACCCGCACGGCCCGGCTGACCTGGGAACAGGCGACGCTGCCCCGGCTGACCCGCCGCCTCGGCGCGGACGTCGTCCATTCACCGCACTACACGATGCCGCTGGCGACCTCGGCGGCCTCGGTGGTGACGCTGCACGACGCGACGTTCTTCACCGACGCCGTGCTGCACTCGTCGGTGAAGGCCCGCTTCTTCCGCGCGTGGACGGCAACGGCGTTGCGGCGCGCGACGCTGTGCGTGGTCCCCTCGGCGGCGACGGCGTCGGAGCTGGCCCGCGTCGGCCCGGTCCGGCACGCTTCGCTGGAAGTGATCCACCACGGCGTCGACAGCGAGCGCTTCCACCCGCCGTCCCCGGCCGAGATGGCGGCGGCGCGGGCCGCGATCGGCCTCGGCCGGACGCCGTACGTGGCGTTCCTGGGGGCGCTGGAGCCGCGCAAGAACGTGCCGGCGTTGATCCGCGGGTTCGCGCGGGCGGTCGCCGGCCGCCCGGACGCGCCGGCGTTGGTGCTGGCCGGCCAGCCGGGGTGGGACACGCAGGTGGAGCGGGCGCTGGACGCCGTTCCGCACCGGCTGCGCGTGATCCGGGCGGGGTACCTGCCGTTCGGGACGCTGGCGGGGTTCCTCGGCGGGGCCGAGCTGGTGGCGTACCCGTCGCTGGGGGAGGGGTTCGGGCTGCCGGTCCTGGAGGCGATGGCCTGCGGGGCGTGCGTGCTGACCACGCGCCGGCTGTCACTGCCGGAGGTGGGCGGCGACGCGGTGGCGTACTGCGGAGTGGGCGCGGGAGACGTCGCGGCGGCTTTGGGCGAGCTGCTGGCGGACCCTGGTCGGCGGGCAGAGCTGGCCACGGCGGCGCAGCAGCGCGCGAAGGAGTTCTCGTGGGCTACGACCGCGGAGCGGCACCGGGAGGCGTACGCCAAGGCGTGGTCCCGCCACCTCCGCACCCGCTGA
- a CDS encoding glycosyltransferase family 2 protein, with the protein MTEQSRYGDGVGVVTVTYFSEDTIERFLDTLEKATEREVKVVVADNASVEGALEQVTSRRKNVQLLTIGENVGYGTAANRGVAELDDSYGWVVVVNPDLEWEPGSLDALLEVAGRWPRGGAFGPLIHDLDGTVYPSARLLPSFGRGIGHALFAKVWPGNPWTRQYRQETGTPAERVSGWLSGSCQLFRREAFDSVGGFDTRYFMYFEDVDLGDRLAKAGWLNVYAPSSRVTHEGGHSTSQASKKMLAAHHASAYRYLADRHPGLVWKPVLAAVKLGLALRLKLETR; encoded by the coding sequence GTGACTGAGCAATCCCGCTATGGCGACGGTGTCGGCGTCGTGACCGTGACCTACTTCTCCGAGGACACCATCGAGCGGTTCCTCGACACCCTCGAGAAGGCCACCGAGCGCGAGGTCAAGGTGGTCGTCGCGGACAACGCGTCCGTCGAAGGCGCTCTCGAGCAGGTCACCTCGCGGCGGAAGAACGTGCAGCTGCTCACCATCGGTGAGAACGTCGGCTACGGGACCGCCGCCAACCGGGGGGTCGCCGAGCTCGATGACTCCTACGGGTGGGTCGTCGTCGTCAACCCGGACCTCGAATGGGAGCCCGGGTCGCTCGACGCGCTGCTCGAGGTCGCCGGGCGGTGGCCGCGGGGAGGCGCCTTCGGGCCGCTCATCCACGATCTCGACGGCACCGTCTACCCCTCCGCGCGGCTGCTGCCGTCCTTCGGGCGCGGGATCGGGCACGCCCTCTTCGCGAAGGTCTGGCCCGGCAACCCCTGGACCAGGCAGTACCGGCAGGAGACCGGCACCCCGGCCGAGCGCGTCTCGGGCTGGCTGTCCGGCTCGTGCCAGCTGTTCCGGCGGGAGGCGTTCGACTCCGTCGGCGGCTTCGACACGCGCTACTTCATGTACTTCGAGGACGTCGACCTCGGCGACCGGCTCGCCAAGGCCGGCTGGCTGAACGTCTACGCGCCGTCCTCGCGGGTGACGCACGAAGGCGGGCACTCGACGTCGCAGGCGTCGAAGAAGATGCTCGCCGCCCACCACGCCAGCGCCTACCGGTACCTCGCCGACCGGCACCCGGGGCTCGTCTGGAAGCCGGTGCTGGCCGCCGTGAAGCTCGGCCTCGCCCTGCGGCTGAAGCTGGAGACCCGCTAG
- a CDS encoding glycosyltransferase family 2 protein has product MRDVTANPATTVVVVTWRGAGQITACLDALAAQTRPHRTLVVDNASDDGTAALLAAHPSRPEVLRLPRNAGYAGALAVAAGQLRTPFMAWLNDDAEPAPDWLATLEDTLEKAPLAAAATSRLVRPDGTTQSAGVRLTADGHGADVAEPTGEVFGFCGGAALLRTDALREVDGVPAGFFCYYEDTDTAWRLRLAGWDVVAAPEARVRHAHGVSSELGSPEFHRWNERNRLLMLLRCAPGGVAVNQLVRFAVLTAVLPLRPGRPAAANFRFGLRCRVLAEVASRLPATLRARRKITRRAPLGRGAVWEAWAGL; this is encoded by the coding sequence GTGCGGGACGTGACCGCGAATCCCGCCACCACGGTGGTAGTCGTGACCTGGCGGGGTGCCGGGCAGATCACGGCCTGCCTCGACGCGCTCGCCGCGCAGACGCGTCCACATCGGACGCTCGTGGTCGACAACGCCTCCGACGACGGCACCGCCGCCCTGCTCGCGGCCCACCCGTCGCGCCCGGAGGTGCTCCGCCTCCCGCGCAACGCCGGCTACGCGGGCGCCCTCGCCGTCGCCGCCGGGCAGCTCCGGACGCCGTTCATGGCGTGGCTGAACGACGACGCCGAACCCGCGCCGGACTGGCTCGCGACGCTCGAAGACACCCTGGAGAAAGCCCCGCTGGCCGCCGCGGCGACGTCCCGGCTCGTGCGCCCCGACGGCACCACGCAGTCCGCCGGCGTCCGGCTGACCGCGGACGGCCACGGCGCCGACGTCGCCGAGCCCACCGGCGAGGTGTTCGGCTTCTGCGGCGGCGCGGCCCTGCTCCGCACCGACGCCCTGCGCGAGGTCGACGGCGTCCCGGCCGGATTCTTCTGTTATTACGAGGACACCGACACGGCGTGGCGGCTGCGGCTGGCCGGGTGGGACGTCGTCGCAGCGCCGGAGGCCCGCGTCCGGCACGCCCACGGCGTCAGCAGCGAGCTGGGCTCGCCGGAGTTCCACCGCTGGAACGAGCGCAACCGGCTGCTCATGCTGCTGCGCTGCGCGCCGGGCGGCGTCGCGGTGAACCAGCTGGTCCGCTTCGCCGTGTTGACAGCGGTGCTGCCGCTGCGGCCGGGGCGCCCGGCGGCGGCGAACTTCCGGTTCGGCCTGCGCTGCCGGGTGCTGGCCGAGGTCGCCTCGCGGTTACCTGCGACGTTGCGGGCACGCCGCAAGATCACCCGCCGCGCGCCGCTCGGCCGAGGCGCGGTCTGGGAGGCATGGGCGGGCCTTTAA
- a CDS encoding TetR/AcrR family transcriptional regulator: MQEGFRPPQQARSRASLEKVLAAAEYVLAHRGHEEFTIGAVAERAGLSVGAIYRRFAGKDQLLFAVKHQLLDHLETNVGTALRGSGPGLREVVGAFTRALADTFATHDRIFSELLDGQRADGRERGLQALAAIQQAFVEAAGDSPAVRTAARTVIGACVHRAATGRYWPDGLDWTTWAAETTEMTLAYLAVAK, translated from the coding sequence GTGCAGGAGGGCTTTCGTCCGCCGCAGCAGGCGCGCAGCCGCGCGTCACTGGAGAAGGTGCTGGCCGCGGCCGAGTACGTGCTCGCCCACCGCGGCCACGAGGAGTTCACGATCGGCGCGGTCGCCGAGCGGGCCGGACTGTCGGTGGGCGCGATCTACCGCCGCTTCGCCGGCAAGGACCAGCTCCTGTTCGCGGTGAAGCACCAGTTGCTCGACCACCTGGAGACGAACGTCGGCACGGCACTGCGCGGCTCGGGGCCCGGGTTGCGCGAGGTCGTCGGCGCATTCACCCGGGCACTGGCGGACACCTTCGCCACCCACGACCGGATCTTCTCCGAGCTGCTCGACGGCCAGCGCGCGGACGGTCGCGAACGCGGCCTGCAGGCCTTGGCCGCCATCCAGCAGGCGTTCGTCGAAGCCGCGGGAGACAGCCCGGCCGTCCGGACCGCCGCGAGGACCGTCATCGGTGCTTGCGTGCACCGCGCCGCCACGGGCCGCTACTGGCCCGACGGACTGGACTGGACCACGTGGGCGGCCGAGACGACCGAGATGACGCTCGCCTACTTGGCCGTCGCGAAGTAG
- a CDS encoding ABC transporter ATP-binding protein → MVRIEVENAYVDFPIFDAKTRSLKKRVLGKVGGKIGTQAKTPIIEALQDITLSLAEGDRVGLVGHNGAGKSTLLRLLSGIYEPTRGRTRVVGRIAPVFDLGVGLDPEVSGRENILIRGLFLGMNRAQMEKRVDDIAEFTELGDYLHLPLRTYSAGMRVRLALGVVTTIDPEILILDEGLGAIDAAFLAKARARLVALAERSGILVFASHSDELLGELCTDALWMDEGRIRRSGPLDHVLAAYKGSVAP, encoded by the coding sequence ATGGTGCGCATCGAGGTGGAGAACGCCTACGTCGACTTCCCGATCTTCGACGCCAAAACCCGGTCGCTGAAGAAGCGCGTGCTCGGCAAGGTCGGCGGGAAGATCGGCACGCAAGCCAAGACGCCGATCATCGAAGCCCTGCAGGACATCACTTTGTCGCTGGCCGAAGGCGACCGCGTCGGGCTGGTCGGCCACAACGGGGCCGGCAAGTCCACCCTGCTCCGGCTGCTCTCCGGCATCTACGAGCCGACGCGGGGCCGCACCCGGGTCGTCGGCCGGATCGCGCCGGTGTTCGACCTCGGCGTCGGGCTGGACCCCGAGGTGTCCGGCCGCGAGAACATCCTGATCCGCGGACTGTTCCTCGGCATGAACCGCGCGCAGATGGAAAAGCGCGTCGACGACATCGCCGAGTTCACCGAACTCGGCGACTACCTCCACCTGCCGCTGCGCACCTACTCGGCGGGCATGCGCGTACGGCTCGCGCTCGGCGTCGTCACCACGATCGACCCCGAAATCCTCATCCTCGACGAAGGCCTCGGCGCCATCGACGCGGCCTTCCTCGCCAAGGCCCGTGCCCGGCTGGTCGCCCTCGCCGAGCGGTCCGGGATCCTCGTCTTCGCCTCGCACTCCGACGAACTGCTCGGCGAACTCTGCACCGACGCCCTGTGGATGGACGAGGGCCGCATCCGCCGCAGTGGCCCGCTCGACCACGTCCTCGCCGCTTACAAAGGGTCAGTGGCGCCCTGA
- a CDS encoding sugar phosphate nucleotidyltransferase encodes MTSEVRSDAVDAVVLVGGKGTRLRPLTLSAPKPMLPTAGTPYLSHLFSRIREAGIRHVVLGTSYRAEVFEEYFGDGKAIGLDLEYVVEEEPLDTAGAIRNVYDKLRAEHVIVFNGDIISGSDLGEQLRVHHESAADVTLHLQRVPDPSRFGSVPTDETGRVQAFLEKTPNPPTDQINAGCYVFRRPVIEAIPTGRRVSVERETFPQLLEQGAHIQGFVDSSYWLDVGTPEAFVRGSADLVRGLAPTSALPGRPGDFLVLDGASVAEDAQLSGGSTIGVAAVVGSGAKVDGSVLFDGAAVSEGAIVERSVLGHGARVGAGAVLRGVVLGDGVSVGAGCELLDGARVWPDVVLPDGSVRFSSDA; translated from the coding sequence GTGACGTCCGAGGTCCGAAGCGACGCTGTCGACGCCGTCGTGCTGGTCGGGGGCAAGGGCACCCGCCTCCGTCCGTTGACGCTGTCGGCGCCGAAGCCGATGCTCCCGACAGCCGGGACGCCGTACCTGAGCCACCTGTTCTCCCGCATCCGCGAGGCCGGCATCCGGCACGTCGTGCTGGGGACGAGCTACCGGGCGGAGGTGTTCGAGGAGTACTTCGGCGACGGCAAGGCCATCGGCCTGGACCTGGAGTACGTCGTCGAAGAGGAGCCGCTCGACACCGCGGGCGCGATCCGGAACGTCTACGACAAGCTGCGCGCCGAGCACGTGATCGTCTTCAACGGCGACATCATCTCCGGCTCGGACCTCGGCGAGCAGCTGCGGGTGCACCACGAGTCCGCGGCCGACGTCACGCTGCACCTGCAGCGCGTGCCGGACCCGAGCCGGTTCGGCTCGGTGCCGACCGACGAGACCGGGCGGGTCCAGGCGTTCCTCGAGAAGACGCCGAACCCGCCGACCGACCAGATCAACGCCGGCTGCTACGTCTTCCGCCGCCCGGTGATCGAGGCCATCCCGACCGGGCGCCGGGTCTCGGTGGAGCGCGAGACGTTCCCGCAGCTGCTGGAGCAGGGCGCGCACATCCAGGGCTTCGTCGACAGCTCGTACTGGCTGGACGTCGGCACGCCGGAGGCGTTCGTCCGCGGCTCGGCCGACCTCGTGCGCGGCCTGGCGCCGACGTCGGCGCTGCCCGGCCGTCCCGGTGACTTCCTGGTGCTCGACGGCGCGTCGGTGGCCGAGGACGCCCAGCTCAGCGGCGGTTCGACGATCGGCGTCGCGGCCGTGGTCGGCTCGGGCGCGAAGGTCGACGGCTCGGTGCTGTTCGACGGCGCGGCGGTGTCCGAAGGCGCGATCGTCGAGCGTTCCGTGCTCGGCCACGGCGCCCGCGTCGGCGCCGGCGCGGTGCTGCGCGGCGTGGTGCTGGGCGACGGCGTGTCGGTCGGGGCCGGCTGCGAGCTGCTCGACGGCGCCCGCGTCTGGCCGGACGTCGTCCTGCCCGACGGGTCCGTCCGGTTCTCGAGCGACGCGTAA
- a CDS encoding glycosyltransferase: MAQGDPQPLVSVIVVNYHGADDTITCLRALAEHDYPELELICVDNSAGNGAEAARIREAVPQAQIVEAGRNTGFAGGCNLGAKHAKGTVLAFLNNDARPAPGWVSAAVAELRAQPGVAAVASKVLDWDGTGTDFVDGGLTWFGMGYKRHAGAPLADVPAAEHEVVKDVLFGTGSALFVRAGVFAELGGFDERFFMFYEDVDLGWRLNLRGWRVRYVPESLTYHRHHATMASVDAPETGRETFLLERNALASLYKNLSDETLARALPAALALAVRRATARGELDATQLDLERGVGPVESGDVAVPRTTLAGLLAIDQFVEQLPSLAESRAVEQAARVRTDADLLPLLRKALEPAYPLPRYLAAHDILVEAFGIEKAFGQRRKILVITGDALTERMAGPAIRAWNIALALAAEHDVHLITTNPLATPPPAPFRVSAGKHRELDGPIAWADVVVLQGHVLELAPSLKKQHSGKIVVADLYDPMHLELLEQGKGVPDDRRAADLAGVTRVLDAQLERGDFFLCASERQRHFWLGHLAALGRLSPRLYDADPTTQSLLAVVPFGLPPEAPVRTGPGLRSSLGIGGTDHVVLWAGGVYSWFDPLTLVRAIEKLRRRRGDVRLVFLGMKHPNPEVAEMDIGTRTIRLADSLGLTGKHVYFNEQWVPYQERQNWLLDANCGVTTHYEHVETTFAFRTRVLDYLWAGLPIVTTDGDSFADLVRAERLGVVVPAEDDAALADALEKALYDEEFAAGCVERLAVVAQRFAWPEALKPLVEFCRDPRPAADRLPGSADLVTTPPVRGRAMLRRDLDLIREYLDAGGPAELARRVGGRAVKVAKQRLRRG, translated from the coding sequence TTGGCGCAGGGGGATCCGCAACCGCTCGTCTCGGTGATCGTGGTCAACTACCACGGCGCCGACGACACGATCACCTGCCTGCGCGCGCTCGCCGAGCACGACTACCCCGAGCTCGAGCTGATCTGCGTCGACAACTCCGCCGGCAACGGAGCCGAGGCCGCGCGCATCCGCGAGGCCGTCCCGCAGGCCCAGATCGTCGAAGCCGGCCGCAACACCGGGTTCGCGGGCGGCTGCAACCTCGGCGCGAAGCACGCGAAGGGCACCGTCCTCGCCTTCCTCAACAACGACGCCCGCCCGGCGCCCGGCTGGGTCTCCGCCGCCGTCGCCGAGCTGCGGGCCCAGCCCGGCGTCGCCGCCGTGGCCAGCAAGGTCCTCGACTGGGACGGCACCGGCACCGACTTCGTCGACGGCGGCCTCACCTGGTTCGGCATGGGCTACAAGCGCCACGCCGGCGCGCCGCTGGCCGACGTCCCGGCGGCCGAGCACGAGGTCGTCAAGGACGTCCTGTTCGGCACCGGCTCGGCCCTGTTCGTCCGGGCGGGCGTGTTCGCCGAGCTCGGCGGCTTCGACGAGCGGTTCTTCATGTTCTACGAGGACGTCGACCTCGGCTGGCGGCTCAACCTGCGCGGCTGGCGCGTGCGGTACGTCCCGGAGTCGCTGACCTACCACCGCCACCACGCCACGATGGCGTCGGTCGACGCACCCGAGACCGGCCGCGAGACGTTCCTCCTGGAGCGCAACGCCCTGGCCTCGCTCTACAAGAACCTCTCCGACGAGACGCTGGCCCGCGCGCTGCCGGCCGCGCTCGCACTGGCCGTGCGCCGGGCCACCGCCCGCGGCGAGCTGGACGCCACCCAGCTCGACCTCGAACGCGGTGTCGGCCCGGTCGAATCCGGCGACGTCGCCGTCCCCCGCACCACGCTCGCCGGGCTGCTGGCCATCGACCAGTTCGTCGAACAGCTGCCGTCGCTGGCCGAGTCCCGCGCGGTCGAGCAGGCCGCCCGCGTCCGCACCGACGCCGACCTGCTTCCCCTGCTGCGCAAGGCCTTGGAGCCCGCCTACCCGCTGCCGCGGTACCTGGCCGCGCACGACATCCTCGTCGAAGCGTTCGGCATCGAGAAGGCGTTCGGGCAGCGCCGGAAGATCCTGGTGATCACCGGCGACGCGCTCACCGAGCGGATGGCGGGCCCGGCGATCCGCGCCTGGAACATCGCGCTCGCGCTCGCCGCCGAACACGACGTCCACCTCATCACCACCAACCCGCTCGCCACGCCGCCGCCCGCGCCGTTCCGGGTCAGCGCGGGCAAGCACCGCGAGCTGGACGGGCCGATCGCCTGGGCCGACGTCGTCGTCCTGCAGGGGCACGTGCTGGAGCTGGCGCCCTCGCTGAAGAAGCAGCACAGCGGCAAGATCGTCGTCGCCGACCTGTACGACCCGATGCACCTGGAGCTGCTGGAGCAGGGCAAGGGCGTCCCCGACGACCGGCGCGCGGCCGACCTCGCCGGCGTCACCCGGGTCCTCGACGCCCAGCTCGAGCGCGGCGACTTCTTCCTCTGCGCGTCCGAGCGGCAGCGGCACTTCTGGCTCGGCCACCTCGCCGCGCTGGGCCGGCTTTCGCCGCGCCTCTACGACGCCGACCCGACGACGCAGTCGCTGCTCGCGGTCGTCCCGTTCGGCCTGCCGCCGGAAGCGCCGGTGCGCACCGGGCCGGGGCTGCGCTCGTCGCTGGGCATCGGCGGCACCGACCACGTCGTGCTGTGGGCGGGCGGGGTGTACAGCTGGTTCGACCCGCTGACGCTGGTCCGCGCGATCGAGAAGCTGCGCCGCCGCCGCGGCGACGTCCGGCTGGTGTTCCTCGGCATGAAGCACCCGAACCCCGAGGTCGCCGAGATGGACATCGGCACCCGGACGATCCGGCTGGCGGATTCGCTGGGGCTGACCGGCAAGCACGTCTACTTCAACGAGCAGTGGGTGCCCTACCAAGAGCGGCAGAACTGGCTGCTCGACGCGAACTGCGGCGTCACCACGCACTACGAGCACGTCGAGACGACGTTCGCGTTCCGCACCCGCGTCCTCGACTACCTGTGGGCCGGCCTGCCGATCGTCACCACCGACGGCGACAGTTTCGCCGACCTGGTCCGGGCGGAGCGGCTGGGTGTCGTCGTCCCGGCCGAGGACGACGCCGCGCTGGCGGACGCGCTGGAAAAGGCGTTGTACGACGAGGAGTTCGCCGCGGGCTGCGTCGAGCGGCTCGCGGTCGTGGCACAGCGGTTCGCGTGGCCCGAGGCGCTGAAGCCGCTGGTGGAGTTCTGCCGCGACCCGCGCCCGGCGGCCGACCGGCTGCCCGGGTCCGCGGACCTGGTGACGACGCCGCCGGTGCGCGGCCGGGCCATGCTGCGGCGGGACCTGGACCTGATCCGCGAATACCTCGACGCCGGCGGCCCCGCGGAGCTGGCCCGCCGCGTGGGTGGCCGTGCGGTGAAGGTCGCGAAGCAACGGCTCCGCCGTGGCTAG
- a CDS encoding glycosyltransferase family 1 protein, with protein MARSLSVLLDGTPLLGARTGIGRYTAALSEELVSIPEVDTRAVAFTLRGWRRLRHVLPYGARARGMPVAARLLRMAWLRSDFPPVELFAGPTDVVHGTNFVLPGRLRAAGVVTIHDLAFLDNPAELAPSDRELPALVRRGARRANVICTPTAAVADAVAERLDVSREKIVVTPLGVNPAWFTARPPDDERQARLGLPAKYLLFAGAAGPRKGLDWLTRAHEAAPDLPDLVFAGPGPFPRGPRRFQTGYLSDVDLRTVVAGASALVLPSRDEGFGLPVLEAMASDVPVVCTDIPALREVAGECASLVPYGDVDGLAEALRTAVTDPHAVATSASRRAHAANFTWRTCAELTVGAYRLASGRH; from the coding sequence GTGGCTAGGTCACTGAGCGTCCTCCTCGACGGAACCCCGCTGCTCGGCGCCCGCACCGGGATCGGCCGGTACACGGCCGCGCTGAGCGAAGAACTGGTGTCGATCCCGGAGGTCGACACGCGCGCGGTGGCGTTCACCCTGCGCGGCTGGCGGCGGCTGCGGCACGTGCTCCCGTACGGCGCGCGTGCCCGCGGGATGCCGGTGGCGGCGCGGTTGCTGCGGATGGCGTGGCTGCGCTCGGACTTCCCGCCGGTGGAGCTGTTCGCCGGCCCGACCGACGTGGTGCACGGGACGAACTTCGTGCTGCCGGGCCGGTTGCGCGCGGCGGGCGTGGTGACGATCCACGACCTGGCCTTTTTGGACAATCCCGCGGAGCTCGCCCCGAGCGACCGCGAGCTCCCGGCCCTGGTCCGCCGCGGCGCCCGCCGCGCGAACGTGATCTGCACCCCGACGGCGGCGGTGGCGGACGCGGTGGCGGAGCGCCTCGACGTCTCCCGCGAGAAGATCGTGGTGACCCCGCTGGGCGTGAACCCGGCCTGGTTCACCGCGCGCCCCCCGGACGACGAGCGCCAGGCCCGGCTCGGCCTGCCGGCGAAGTACCTGCTGTTCGCGGGCGCGGCGGGCCCGCGCAAGGGCCTGGACTGGCTGACCCGCGCCCACGAGGCGGCGCCGGACCTGCCCGACCTGGTGTTCGCCGGCCCGGGACCGTTTCCCCGCGGCCCCCGCCGGTTCCAGACCGGCTATCTGTCCGATGTGGACCTGCGCACGGTGGTGGCTGGCGCCTCGGCCCTGGTGCTCCCCTCGCGCGACGAGGGCTTCGGGCTGCCGGTGCTGGAGGCGATGGCCTCGGACGTCCCGGTGGTCTGCACGGACATCCCGGCCCTGCGCGAGGTGGCGGGCGAGTGCGCGAGCCTGGTCCCGTACGGCGACGTGGACGGCTTGGCGGAAGCCTTGCGAACGGCGGTGACGGACCCGCACGCGGTGGCCACCTCGGCATCGAGACGAGCCCACGCGGCGAACTTCACGTGGCGCACGTGCGCGGAGCTGACGGTGGGCGCGTACCGGCTGGCCTCAGGGCGCCACTGA